Proteins from a genomic interval of Lolium perenne isolate Kyuss_39 chromosome 1, Kyuss_2.0, whole genome shotgun sequence:
- the LOC127294811 gene encoding E3 ubiquitin-protein ligase At1g63170 — MAAHSVESETGSETDNHPLLIDQMESAHREIAIDSPRDDAASPSTSRRDNSDSSDRLPRIPESSSETTTNASNSQNAPGERRDDSRARRQQSPLNSICWISVELVVTVSQIIAAICVLALSRNEHPHAPLFEWVIGYTVGCIATLPLLYWRYLHRNRPTTGQEPASQNFPPNSIPDSNSHTASSAPRVSEAGFVTDTNGVTQNNALTRNPRAQAYADHFRMALDCFFAVWFVVGNVWVFGGHSSAHDAPNLYRLCIAFLTFSCIGYAMPFILCALICCCLPCIISVMSFREDQNQNKGATSEAINALRTYKFKTKKARTGEGNEVGGGVVAAGTDKERLVSAEDAICCICLARYLNNDELRELPCTHFFHKDCVDKWLKINALCPLCKAEIDSGPTTAPSIGFGRRHSDNRVGNDIESQL; from the exons ATGGCTGCTCATTCCGTTGAATCAGAAACAGGCAGTGAAACAGACAATCACCCTTTACTCATAGACCAAATGGAAAGCGCTCATCGCGAGATCGCAATTGACAGCCCAAGGGATGACGCTgcttctccatcaacatctcGTCGGGATAATAGCGATAGCTCGGATCGGTTGCCTCGTATCCCAGAAAGTTCTTCAGAGACAACTACTAATGCATCTAACTCCCAGAATGCTCCTGGAGAAAGACGAGATGATAGCCGTGCCCGTCGTCAGCAAAGTCCTTTGAATTCTATTTGCTGGATCTCGGTTGAGCTTGTTGTAACAGTTAGCCAGATTATAGCTGCTATTTGCGTTCTAGCATTATCAAGGAATGAACATCCACATGCTCCGTTATTTGAGTGGGTCATTGGTTATACAGTAGGTTGTATTGCTACTCTGCCTCTTCTTTACTGGCGCTATCTCCATCGCAACCGCCCAACAACTGGGCAAGAACCAGCAAGTCAGAACTTCCCCCCAAACAGCATTCCTGACTCCAATTCTCACACAGCAAGTTCAGCTCCTCGTGTGTCTGAAGCTGGTTTTGTAACTGACACAAATGGAGTCACGCAAAACAATGCACTCACCCGAAATCCAAG GGCCCAAGCTTATGCTGATCACTTCAGGATGGCCCTTGACTGTTTCTTTGCTGTGTGGTTTGTTGTGGGGAATGTGTGGGTATTTGGTGGACATTCTTCTGCCCATGATGCACCCAACTTGTACAG GTTGTGTATAGCCTTCCTCACATTTAGCTGCATCGGCTATGCTATGCCTTTTATTCTCTGCGCATTGATATGTTGCTGCCTACCCTGCATAATCTCCGTAATGAGCTTCCGTGAAGATCAAAATCAAAATAAAGGTGCTACTTCAGAAGCAATCAATGCTTTGAGAACATACAAGTTCAAAACAAAGAAGGCTCGTACTGGTGAAGGAAATGAAGTTGGTGGTGGAGTTGTGGCTGCTGGAACAGACAAGGAGCGGCTTGTATCTGCTGAAGATGCT ATTTGCTGTATCTGCCTAGCAAGATACTTGAATAACGATGAGCTCCGAGAGCTTCCTTGCACTCACTTCTTTCACAAAGATTGCGTTGATAAATGGCTCAAGATAAATGCGCTATGCCCCCTCTGCAAAGCTGAGATAGACAGTGGTCCAACAACTGCCCCTTCTATTGGCTTTGGGCGTCGCCACAGTGACAACAGGGTAGGAAACGACATCGAATCACAACTGTAA